The Nostoc sp. 'Lobaria pulmonaria (5183) cyanobiont' genome window below encodes:
- a CDS encoding response regulator yields the protein MHINNRFPTHPSFLQGLRVLLVDNDVNFCNSFTPMLQSYGVSVQAAFLGEQALKIFMEWQPDVLLNSISSPKEDGYALIHQVRTLTGERGKVVPAIALTGAVTEDMYQRALLAGFSLCFAKPIVVDDFVSVLGILALANNPHLRSC from the coding sequence ATGCATATAAATAATAGATTTCCTACTCATCCTTCATTTCTACAAGGGCTACGAGTACTCCTTGTAGATAATGATGTCAATTTCTGCAATTCGTTCACGCCGATGTTGCAATCCTATGGTGTGAGCGTGCAAGCGGCATTTTTAGGAGAGCAAGCTCTGAAAATCTTTATGGAATGGCAACCTGATGTCCTCTTAAATAGTATTTCCTCGCCAAAGGAGGATGGCTATGCTCTGATTCACCAAGTGAGAACACTTACGGGAGAACGAGGCAAAGTAGTGCCAGCGATCGCTCTGACAGGCGCTGTAACTGAAGATATGTATCAACGTGCTCTTTTAGCTGGGTTTAGTTTATGCTTTGCTAAACCGATAGTTGTTGACGATTTCGTTTCTGTGCTTGGCATTTTAGCACTTGCAAATAATCCTCATTTACGCTCATGCTAA
- a CDS encoding chemotaxis protein CheB, with translation MTSDQSSEQPVSESTANEAFDIEQQDMAKALFPIVGIAASAGGLEAFTQVLRHLLTDTGMAFVLIQHLDPNHKSLLSEILARTTKMPVREVQSGVTVEPNQVYIIPPNTKMILSGGVLQLTPREKVQGKYMPGDAFFTSLAADRGHKAIAVVLSGADGDGSLGLKAIKEAGGVTFAQCEDTAKFDSMPNTAVATGNVDFVLPPQKIAEELVNLSRNPFISNLLPPIAIEKLPEQGDALATIFVLLRSATGVDFSHYKPNTLDRRIQRRMLLYKLERLEDYAEYLQENPGEVKALYEEILIHVTYFFRDPEAFQLLKERVFPTIIQNKSALPFRIWVSGCSTGEEVYSIAICLLEFLSDKVTPPPIQIFATDISEIAIDKARSGIYVENQMMEVSPERRRRFFNALEGGGYQISKTVRELCVFARQDLGSDPPFSNLDLISCRNVLIYLDETLQKRILPIFHYSLNPTGFLLLGTSESTGKYSELFTPIDKKYKIYAKKLTANRPILSFVTSNYPMVKVDEPKLTNENSSDEFDLERKTDQLILNRYAPVGVVINNKMEVLQLRGEIDLYLKLAPGKPSLNLFKMVRQGLLGELRATVYQAQRQKILVKKQGLRIEEGDLSRIINLEVIPFKPSTNEEFYFLVLFEEAPPTVNNLSTVNPESQEQPDLEREIVRLKQEIANANQERAATQEYLQAVIQEQEHINQDLKVANEEILSSNEELQSTNEELETAKEEIQATNEELNTTNEELRSRNLELHQLNNDLTNLLASINIPILILTSDLRVRRFTPMAQRLFNLIPADAGRPLSDIRANLNIPDLEPLILEVLDTLSIKELEVQTLGGHWYNLRIRPYRTTENQIDGVVLVLTDIDVLKRTATTLEQARNYAEAIVETVQVPLIVLDSDFRVNKANRSFYETFQVSPSETTQSLIFQLGNGQWNLPGLQQILEDILANDTTIQNLEVEHRFEQIGQKTMLLNGWKIIQQGESQRILLAIEDISDRKQFELERLHIIAQEQSARQEAETANQAKNEFLSNLSHELRNPLNTILGWAQLFHTRDLDSSAVTRAWEVVERSAKVQAQLIDDMLDVSRITSGKLHLNTRLIDLVSVVDAAIESMEFSAEAKNIQIISQLNSATVVGDFDRLQQVLWNLLSNAIKFTPADGRVGIILEAVYSHAEIRVSDTGIGIPADLLPYIFERFRQGDSSSSKTSQGLGLGLSIVRHLVELHGGTVQAQSPGEGQGTTIIIRLPLRSIPPEITPPTYLEPSLLSETPDILDGKNPSLTLEGLCILAVDDQADNRDLIKWMLEDFGAEVVVVTSAREAIAALTESPGRYDLLLADIGMPEEDGFSLIRQVRELEAEAGGQIPAAAITAYASEQEQQKVIDAGFQMHLAKPIELTKLVLMITNLSGLRVR, from the coding sequence ATGACATCGGATCAATCCTCTGAGCAACCTGTATCTGAATCTACCGCTAATGAAGCGTTCGACATAGAGCAGCAAGACATGGCAAAAGCTTTATTTCCCATCGTTGGCATTGCCGCCTCTGCGGGTGGATTAGAGGCATTTACGCAGGTACTCAGGCATTTGCTTACTGATACAGGGATGGCATTTGTACTGATTCAACACTTAGATCCTAACCACAAGAGTCTGTTGAGCGAGATTCTGGCAAGAACAACTAAAATGCCTGTCAGGGAAGTGCAATCCGGGGTGACTGTAGAACCAAACCAAGTCTACATTATTCCGCCTAACACTAAGATGATCTTGTCTGGTGGGGTGTTGCAACTCACGCCGCGAGAGAAAGTTCAGGGTAAATATATGCCTGGTGATGCGTTCTTTACTTCATTGGCAGCAGATCGAGGGCACAAAGCGATCGCAGTGGTTTTATCTGGGGCGGATGGAGACGGTTCACTGGGGCTAAAGGCAATCAAGGAAGCTGGAGGGGTGACTTTTGCTCAGTGTGAAGACACGGCCAAATTCGATAGTATGCCCAATACTGCTGTTGCCACAGGGAATGTCGATTTTGTGCTGCCGCCTCAAAAAATTGCCGAGGAACTGGTAAACCTCAGTCGCAATCCTTTTATTTCTAACTTATTGCCACCGATCGCGATTGAGAAGTTGCCCGAACAGGGGGATGCCCTGGCGACTATATTTGTGTTGTTGCGATCGGCAACTGGCGTTGACTTTAGCCACTACAAGCCCAACACCCTCGATCGCCGAATCCAGCGCCGAATGCTGTTGTATAAACTAGAACGCTTGGAGGATTATGCCGAGTATTTGCAAGAGAATCCGGGTGAAGTCAAAGCGCTCTATGAAGAAATTCTGATCCACGTCACCTATTTTTTCCGCGACCCTGAAGCATTTCAACTCTTGAAAGAGCGAGTTTTTCCCACTATCATCCAAAATAAGTCGGCATTGCCATTTCGGATTTGGGTCTCTGGGTGTTCCACGGGCGAAGAAGTGTATTCGATCGCCATCTGCTTGCTAGAGTTTTTGTCGGATAAAGTCACCCCACCGCCGATCCAGATTTTTGCCACAGACATCAGCGAGATAGCGATTGACAAAGCAAGATCAGGCATTTATGTAGAGAATCAAATGATGGAAGTCTCACCAGAGCGCCGCCGCAGATTCTTTAATGCCCTTGAAGGCGGTGGGTATCAAATTAGTAAAACTGTGCGCGAACTGTGTGTGTTTGCCCGACAAGACTTGGGTAGCGACCCCCCTTTTTCCAACTTAGATTTAATTAGCTGCCGGAATGTATTGATTTACTTGGACGAAACGTTGCAAAAACGGATACTGCCCATCTTCCATTACAGTCTCAACCCGACTGGCTTTTTACTGCTAGGAACTTCAGAAAGCACAGGTAAATATTCGGAGTTATTTACTCCCATTGACAAAAAGTATAAAATTTATGCCAAGAAGCTAACTGCAAATCGTCCAATTCTATCGTTCGTTACCAGCAATTATCCGATGGTAAAAGTGGATGAACCCAAGCTCACCAATGAGAATTCATCAGATGAGTTTGATTTAGAGAGAAAAACTGACCAACTGATCTTGAATCGCTATGCCCCAGTGGGTGTAGTAATCAACAACAAGATGGAGGTGCTGCAACTTCGGGGAGAAATCGATCTCTACCTAAAACTTGCACCTGGAAAACCGAGTCTCAACTTATTTAAAATGGTGCGCCAAGGCTTGCTCGGAGAGCTACGCGCTACAGTTTATCAGGCACAACGGCAAAAAATTCTAGTTAAAAAGCAAGGATTACGAATTGAAGAGGGCGATCTTTCAAGAATCATCAATCTTGAGGTGATTCCATTCAAGCCTTCGACCAACGAAGAATTCTACTTTTTGGTTTTATTTGAAGAAGCCCCACCCACAGTTAACAATCTCAGCACGGTAAATCCTGAGAGCCAAGAGCAGCCAGACTTAGAGCGAGAGATTGTTCGGCTAAAGCAAGAAATAGCAAACGCCAATCAAGAGAGGGCCGCAACTCAAGAATATCTGCAAGCGGTGATCCAAGAGCAGGAACACATCAATCAAGACCTGAAAGTTGCTAATGAAGAAATCCTCTCCAGCAATGAAGAGTTGCAAAGCACCAATGAAGAGCTAGAAACTGCTAAAGAAGAGATTCAGGCAACCAACGAAGAACTTAACACAACTAATGAAGAACTTCGCTCTCGAAATCTGGAATTACACCAACTTAACAACGATCTGACGAATTTGCTTGCCAGTATCAATATTCCTATTTTGATATTGACTTCGGACTTACGGGTTCGACGTTTTACGCCAATGGCACAACGGCTTTTCAATTTAATTCCCGCCGATGCTGGACGACCTTTGAGCGATATCAGAGCCAATCTGAATATTCCTGACTTAGAACCTCTAATTTTGGAGGTACTTGACACACTCAGCATCAAAGAATTAGAAGTCCAAACTCTAGGGGGACATTGGTACAACCTCCGCATCCGTCCTTATCGCACCACAGAAAACCAGATTGACGGTGTAGTGTTGGTGTTAACAGATATTGATGTTCTCAAACGCACTGCTACAACCTTAGAACAAGCCCGGAATTACGCTGAAGCAATTGTGGAGACGGTACAAGTGCCGTTAATCGTGCTTGATTCTGATTTCCGGGTGAACAAAGCCAATCGCTCGTTTTATGAAACATTTCAGGTTTCACCATCAGAGACAACGCAATCTCTGATTTTTCAACTAGGGAATGGTCAGTGGAACCTACCTGGACTACAACAGATCCTAGAAGACATTCTCGCCAACGATACCACTATTCAAAACTTAGAGGTAGAGCATCGTTTTGAGCAGATTGGGCAGAAAACCATGCTGCTCAATGGTTGGAAAATTATTCAACAGGGAGAGTCTCAAAGGATTTTGCTGGCGATTGAAGATATTAGCGATCGCAAACAGTTTGAGTTAGAGCGATTGCATATAATAGCACAGGAGCAGTCAGCCCGTCAAGAGGCGGAAACTGCCAACCAAGCTAAAAATGAATTCCTATCGAACCTCTCCCATGAACTTCGTAACCCGCTCAATACTATACTCGGCTGGGCGCAACTTTTCCACACCCGCGATTTAGATTCTTCAGCAGTCACTCGTGCCTGGGAAGTGGTGGAGCGGAGTGCTAAAGTACAAGCTCAGTTAATCGATGATATGCTGGATGTCTCACGGATTACGAGCGGAAAGCTTCATTTAAACACTCGTCTAATCGATCTAGTTTCAGTAGTGGATGCCGCGATTGAGTCTATGGAATTTTCCGCAGAGGCAAAAAACATTCAAATTATTTCACAGCTGAACTCGGCGACAGTTGTCGGAGATTTTGACCGTTTACAGCAAGTTCTGTGGAATTTACTTTCTAACGCGATTAAGTTCACTCCAGCCGATGGACGAGTGGGAATTATCCTCGAAGCTGTATATAGTCACGCTGAAATTCGAGTCAGCGACACAGGAATTGGCATCCCGGCAGACTTGCTGCCATATATTTTTGAGCGCTTCCGCCAAGGAGATTCCAGCAGCAGCAAAACGAGTCAGGGACTTGGATTGGGCTTGTCAATCGTCCGTCATCTTGTCGAACTTCACGGTGGAACAGTTCAAGCGCAAAGTCCAGGCGAGGGACAAGGAACCACAATCATCATCAGGCTGCCTCTGCGCTCAATACCACCGGAAATTACACCGCCAACTTATTTAGAGCCGAGCCTTTTATCAGAGACTCCAGATATATTAGATGGTAAAAATCCATCCCTTACCCTTGAAGGGTTATGCATCTTGGCTGTAGACGATCAAGCGGATAACCGTGACTTAATCAAGTGGATGTTAGAAGACTTCGGGGCTGAAGTAGTGGTTGTGACATCGGCAAGGGAAGCGATCGCTGCTCTAACTGAATCTCCTGGCAGATACGATCTGCTTCTAGCAGATATTGGGATGCCAGAGGAGGATGGTTTCTCCCTGATTCGTCAGGTTAGAGAGCTTGAGGCTGAAGCTGGGGGACAAATTCCAGCAGCAGCAATCACTGCCTATGCTAGCGAACAAGAGCAGCAAAAGGTGATTGATGCTGGTTTCCAAATGCATCTAGCTAAACCCATTGAACTGACTAAATTGGTATTGATGATTACAAATTTGAGTGGACTCCGAGTCAGATGA
- a CDS encoding NACHT domain-containing protein, with protein MVKRALQASLAGIEQAKKAFAHKGWTQDYLAFEVHLKTRQPIWRFFSGRPVERHIFIEICSVLSLSWREIAANPPEEFPESKELSAAKFLDIDALVQQVRSQRFDKIQDQCGTLQLLDINRPVKIDDIYIDVNILEEIASFQWLEFADLQKFTSKEFDRFGLGEVSQTQIAGITAVEIYSKLRVLGKPGAGKTTFLQHLAIQCNRGRFAANRVTIFVTLRDFADESREAGEFNLLNYICKEFLTCGIPDPSMLETLLLEGRVLLLLDGLDEVLHQQSIGVVNEIRRLSEKYQKNMFVVTCRTAAKAFNLRRFTDVEIAPFSQDKIVAFAQKWFTAVTKTNIQDKQEQAFEFIEKLDLPENLQFRRLAVTPLFLHLACCVFHHQNKFPTQKAAFYKQCLDLLLGKWDETKAIERDEVYQGFSLPQKLKLLSQVANATFEQGNYFFEQRIVEQYISDYIGDLPNASTEPEELELDSQGVLQAIELQHGLLAERVRGIFSFSYLTFQEYLTARKIVASYNLQALKQPLERLVTHITEPRWREIFLLTVAMLRNADFLVQLMKQEVDALTAQDPYLQKFLTWASQKSLAAPESAAIRAFYLALAKTPHLSPYFALVCIFDRDIFLDAALDNLVMECKSNFADVYGCNDALSSALAIVQDAGLHQALQQLKDLLPDPEQSRERIQTSWKTSYPAWMEQLKTAIAKHRNIQHHWHFSPQQQQVLQQYYDANQLLIDCLNSNCEVTGVVRQEIEASLLLPIKELSQRKWQGIRDWGSRGAEEKL; from the coding sequence ATGGTCAAGCGAGCGCTCCAGGCATCCCTCGCTGGGATTGAACAAGCTAAAAAAGCGTTCGCTCATAAGGGGTGGACACAAGACTATTTGGCTTTTGAAGTCCACTTAAAGACTCGCCAACCAATTTGGCGATTTTTTAGTGGGCGTCCAGTTGAGCGTCATATCTTTATAGAAATTTGTTCTGTGTTGTCGTTGAGTTGGCGGGAGATTGCGGCTAATCCTCCAGAAGAATTCCCTGAATCAAAAGAACTTAGTGCTGCTAAATTCTTAGATATTGATGCTTTAGTACAACAAGTGCGATCGCAACGCTTCGACAAAATTCAAGACCAGTGCGGCACTTTGCAGTTATTAGATATTAATCGTCCCGTTAAAATAGACGACATTTACATCGATGTCAACATTTTAGAGGAAATTGCCAGCTTTCAGTGGTTAGAGTTTGCTGATTTACAAAAGTTTACATCAAAAGAATTTGATCGCTTTGGTTTAGGTGAAGTATCCCAGACACAAATCGCGGGGATCACAGCAGTTGAAATTTACTCAAAGCTGCGGGTGTTGGGTAAACCGGGAGCAGGTAAAACCACTTTTTTACAACATCTGGCGATTCAATGCAACCGAGGTAGATTTGCTGCAAATCGGGTGACTATTTTTGTCACCTTAAGAGATTTTGCGGACGAATCTAGAGAAGCGGGGGAGTTCAATTTACTCAACTATATTTGCAAAGAATTCCTCACCTGTGGAATTCCAGACCCATCTATGCTGGAAACTTTGTTGTTAGAGGGCAGAGTGTTGCTATTGCTGGATGGATTAGATGAAGTACTCCATCAACAGAGCATCGGTGTCGTCAATGAGATTCGCAGACTATCTGAAAAGTATCAAAAGAATATGTTTGTCGTCACCTGCCGCACCGCAGCTAAAGCTTTCAACCTCAGACGCTTTACAGATGTTGAAATTGCCCCTTTTAGTCAAGATAAAATTGTTGCTTTTGCTCAGAAGTGGTTTACAGCAGTTACGAAAACGAACATCCAGGATAAACAAGAACAGGCATTTGAGTTTATTGAGAAACTAGATTTACCCGAAAATTTACAATTTCGGAGACTTGCTGTCACTCCCTTGTTTTTGCATCTCGCCTGCTGCGTTTTTCATCACCAGAACAAATTTCCAACCCAAAAAGCTGCGTTTTATAAGCAGTGTTTAGACCTGCTCCTGGGCAAATGGGACGAAACTAAAGCAATTGAGCGGGATGAAGTATACCAAGGTTTTTCATTACCACAAAAACTTAAGTTGCTGAGTCAGGTTGCTAACGCGACATTTGAGCAGGGTAATTACTTTTTTGAACAACGCATTGTTGAGCAATACATTAGCGATTATATCGGTGATTTGCCGAATGCTTCCACAGAACCAGAGGAATTGGAATTAGATAGTCAAGGGGTACTTCAGGCGATAGAGTTGCAACATGGATTGCTAGCAGAAAGAGTGCGGGGGATTTTCTCTTTCTCTTATTTGACGTTTCAAGAATACCTGACTGCTCGAAAAATCGTTGCCAGTTATAATTTACAAGCATTAAAACAACCGTTAGAACGTCTGGTGACTCATATTACTGAACCCAGGTGGCGTGAAATCTTTTTGTTAACGGTTGCTATGCTACGGAATGCAGATTTTCTGGTGCAGTTGATGAAGCAAGAAGTTGATGCGCTAACGGCTCAAGATCCATATTTGCAAAAATTTTTAACTTGGGCAAGTCAAAAATCTCTTGCTGCTCCTGAGTCTGCTGCAATTCGGGCGTTTTATCTTGCCTTGGCTAAGACTCCTCACCTTTCCCCGTACTTTGCCCTTGTCTGCATCTTCGATCGAGATATTTTTTTGGATGCGGCATTAGATAACCTAGTAATGGAATGCAAATCTAATTTTGCCGATGTCTATGGGTGCAACGATGCTCTGAGTAGTGCTTTAGCAATTGTTCAAGATGCTGGCTTACATCAAGCTTTACAACAACTTAAAGACCTACTGCCCGATCCAGAACAAAGTAGAGAAAGGATTCAGACATCGTGGAAAACAAGTTATCCTGCTTGGATGGAACAGTTAAAAACTGCGATCGCCAAGCATCGAAACATTCAGCATCACTGGCACTTCAGCCCACAGCAACAACAAGTATTGCAACAATATTACGATGCCAATCAGTTGCTTATCGATTGCCTCAATAGCAACTGTGAGGTAACAGGCGTTGTGCGCCAGGAGATTGAAGCTAGTTTGTTGTTGCCGATAAAAGAACTCTCCCAGCGAAAATGGCAGGGAATTAGGGACTGGGGGAGCAGGGGAGCAGAGGAAAAGTTGTAG